Proteins from a genomic interval of Lactococcus protaetiae:
- the fni gene encoding type 2 isopentenyl-diphosphate Delta-isomerase, translating into MKNEKDIHQHRKDEHLSLAIKYWKEGRNQTSGLAFSDLRLIPNTLPELAIDDIDLTTELFGAKFDFPFYIEAVTGGTERCDKINQQFAQVAKNQNLAMAVGSQSIALKFPELASGFKKVREINPNGFLFANLGAGHSLENAKRAVDMISADALEIHVNTAQELPMDEGDRSFYWLENINEIATKLEVPVVVKEVGFGISQKTFRQLSETAISAINVGGNGGTNFAWIERRRGKNGFNIDEFGLSTVESLFEAKFADNKKPLIATGGISCAQDILKSLILGAKMTSSAGFILSVLMESGSEAVEQMLKNWKQDLEKLCVLTGSKSLTELQTVELLFSTNTLNFIQQRK; encoded by the coding sequence ATGAAAAACGAAAAAGACATTCACCAACATCGTAAAGATGAACATCTTTCATTGGCCATTAAATATTGGAAAGAGGGAAGAAATCAGACTTCTGGTCTGGCTTTTTCTGATTTGCGCCTGATTCCCAATACACTTCCAGAACTTGCAATAGACGATATTGACTTGACGACAGAACTTTTTGGTGCAAAATTCGACTTTCCGTTTTATATTGAAGCCGTGACAGGCGGTACTGAGCGATGCGATAAGATTAATCAACAGTTTGCGCAAGTGGCTAAAAATCAAAATCTTGCAATGGCAGTTGGCTCTCAGTCTATCGCGCTAAAATTTCCAGAGCTTGCCAGCGGATTCAAAAAAGTTCGTGAAATTAATCCAAATGGTTTCTTATTTGCTAATCTTGGTGCGGGACATTCACTGGAAAATGCTAAACGAGCAGTTGATATGATTTCGGCCGATGCATTAGAAATTCATGTGAATACAGCACAAGAACTACCAATGGATGAAGGGGATAGAAGTTTCTATTGGTTAGAAAATATTAATGAGATTGCTACAAAATTAGAGGTTCCTGTTGTTGTAAAAGAAGTTGGTTTTGGTATTTCTCAGAAAACATTTAGACAACTTTCTGAAACAGCTATTTCAGCAATTAATGTTGGTGGTAATGGCGGGACAAATTTTGCTTGGATTGAACGTAGGCGCGGGAAAAATGGGTTTAATATTGACGAATTTGGTTTATCAACAGTAGAAAGCTTGTTTGAGGCAAAGTTTGCTGACAATAAAAAACCGTTGATTGCAACAGGAGGAATTTCCTGTGCGCAAGATATTCTGAAAAGCTTGATTTTAGGCGCAAAAATGACAAGTTCAGCTGGTTTCATCCTGTCAGTACTGATGGAATCGGGTTCTGAAGCTGTAGAACAGATGTTGAAAAATTGGAAGCAAGATTTGGAAAAGCTTTGTGTGCTGACAGGTTCGAAATCACTGACAGAGCTTCAAACAGTAGAGTTACTATTCTCAACGAACACATTGAATTTCATTCAACAACGAAAATAA